In Gadus chalcogrammus isolate NIFS_2021 chromosome 1, NIFS_Gcha_1.0, whole genome shotgun sequence, the sequence CTGAGAACAATAGTGTTCTCTGACAATCACATCCATTCATTtggaccagggggggggcgtCTCAGACGAGGAGGATGTAGCCCAAGTGCGTTAGCCGTGCCCAGACGTGACCATGCCCCCCCTGCATGTTCCTAACACGTCACGTcagcagagaaggaagaaggaagAATCCGTGGAATTCCCACTAATCCAAATTAATGATTACATGACGTGTCAGCACAAATTAAAGGGCTGGGTTTGAACAGTGATTTGCGCGTCAGTTCATAATTGCATAACATCCAAGGTGTAAAATGGACCACTTCAGTATTACAATTTCTCCCAATGACCAGACATATGTTGTATATTTTGTTGATTTGTGTACTAACAGTATCTGTAGTTTTTCCAACAATGTTCCAACCCAGAGAAATTCGAGGTTTTATTCAAGGTAACGCATTTGGTCACTTTTATAGAATGATTGGCCTGACCGCGGATAACAGCAATGGACTAGCCAACGATAGGATAGCCAACGACGGGCTAGCCAACAGCTTACTTCACCACATAACATCAGCGACCGCTGtttcgatttagagagtcccagcAGCTCATTTTCCCCGGCCGTGGTGGTGAAGACCACTCCGATGATTCTACGCTACGTGGCGCATCAAACTACGTCCTCTGTTATTGTTTTGATCGAGAGACCCCTAGCGGCAGAAAGGACACGTTGTACCCTTAATGTAAGATGAAGGAGAAAAGTTACTCTTATGAACATCTTGTGCTCCAGTCTACATGTGACAATTCAGTCTGACGTTTTATTGGCGTCATCAAGGTTTTAGAGACAATAACTCACTTATTcaactgaatgtgtgtgtgtgtgtctgtaagaaCAGACCGtcaactttattttattatgtgtTGAAGGGGGTTTAGTGTATTTggatttgcacacacacacacacacacacacacacacacacacacacacacacacacacacacacacacacacacacacacacacacacacacacacacacacacacacacacacacacgcacacacacacacacacacccagcccttcCCCCTAACAGCCTCATTTGCATATGGTGATCTAAAAGGCAGTTGGCAGAGGTACTCAGGTGAATCCAAACAATagacttatgcacacacacacacacacacacacacacacacacacacacacacacacacacacacacacacacacacacacttaggccAATGCAAAATAGTACTCAGCCAACCCAACCAAACTCAAAGCACACACCTACTCACAAAAACACTCCCACTTCCaccaaacacacgtacacacacacacacgcacacacctgtccCTCATTTACCGCACTGtttggagaaggagcaggagagcgagagagagaacgagaggagcAGTGTCGAGGACAAGAGTCAGTCACTGAAGGAGAGGAGTGAGCCAAGAACGGTTGTCGCCTTTGAACCTTGATACCTTGATACCTTGATACCTTGATACCTTGATACCTTGTCACCTCGGACCGCCGTAGAGGACCAGATCACCTGGACCCCAGAACCACCCTCCTCTTCACAGGTAAGCCGAGAGTTATGCGCACCTGGGGTCAATCCAACGCTAGGGGATCAGTTGTTTTCAAGATGGACCCCAAAAACAAGAGCCATGCAAATGTGCAAAAACGCTTTGACCTCTTTAGGTGCACTGTCGTTCTTATGGAACTACATGTCATCGATACATTATTAATGCAACCACTTCGGTTGAATGGGTCAACATAAACAAGCTGCGAGAAGGGACATGGAGGATTTGATCTCTtcttgcattaaaaaaaatatgacatATCGTTTCCTTCGAAAGCCTGTTGAAGTGCATTGTCTGAGGAGGACTGCAGTCTTCTAGAGATCAAAGTGTGAGGGGACTAATTATCGTGTTCGGACGACCCCCCTATGTCTCCGACAGCAGCGGGACGTTCATTCGGTGTGCAGCTGTGGCCATGTGCAGGCTCACTGTAAGGCTCCCACTCACCACCCTCTTCTCAAATAGCAGGAAGATCAGGTTACATTGGCTTCACAAAGGGGAAACAGGTAGGGCAGCTTGGCGCCTTACAGTTGACCTGGATATGGTGGCTTGTgatctcccctccttctcccaacGAAGACTAAACAGGCCCCGGCTGGGAGCACGGCCGGCTCGACTAGAGCTCCCTGTTTTTGAACACACAAAAGTGTGGTGTAGCGAGGCGTGGAGGTGGGTCTGCGAGTAGTGGGCGGAGcggggtggtgtggtggtggtggtggtggtggggcatGAGGTCATGGAGATAACAGCAGAGACACCCATGACCCTAAAACAAGGTTGTGGGGTCCAAAGCCCCCGTGCCTTGGGGGGAAGGATCCAGTGAGTAAATGAGTGACCGGGTCCATCGGCTCTGATGAAAGGAGCGGGAAGTGAGCGCTCAGAGGAAGGCCATTAGCTCCACAAACACTCTCTTTACTGTGTCTGGCTGCATTGCCTGCTGGCCAGGACACAGCAGCTCTCACCCTCCAGCCGTTTCCACGGCAGGTCAACGGGGCCTCATTATATTAATACTCCAGCTCGTCGTTGGTAAAGTTGAAAGccctcttcttcttgttctctgtACCAATCCCAGCCATGACCGTAGTACTAGACTAGTGCTACAAGCTTGCCATTATTAACAAATATCATTGGTCAACAGTCTCTGTTAACGTTAAAAGTAAGGCGTTCTATCATTCTCGTGCACATTCTGTGCAGAAACAGACATAACCTGCCGATTGGCGATTGCCGATCGAAAAATCTGATTGACAGAACAGTTAGGATCAGATAGGAGGTCAAAGATAAGTTAGGAAACAGCCAACAGGTGAGGGACTGCTTCTGTAATAGGAAGTTAGGATCTTTCCTATCTTTGAGTCCCTAACTTAAGTTAGGAGGGGCAGTTGGGATTCTTTTGTGTAATGAGGACCCTGAACACCAAACAGAGAGGACCACGGATCGTTTACTGTCTCTATTTACTCAACGGCTCCACGCCTTTACACAGTGAACACAAGATGCATGTCGTTAAAGGTCCAATATGATACCACCAGGTGTAAGTGTGATTagtcgttgcaagccgttttgCAAATTCGCCTCTTCCTGTtttagtgggcgtgtccacctagatgtaggaCGGATAGATGGGCAATGTTTGCTACGGTCCATTGGGTCGctggactgatctatccagcacacatctaggtgatgtccacttgtgatgtcactaaaacacaggaaaaggcacaTTTTCAAAAAACGGCTTGTGctggctgatcacactcacacctagtGACACAATGGGGGACCTTTAAGGAATGGGCGGGGCTTACGGCCGCATGCTCTAGGAGGCTCACCGGTGTACTGCCGGTGTTGGGAGATCgaacacaaataataataataataataatacatttaatttagaggcgcctttcaagacacccaaggtcaccttacagagcatatagtcatcataaatcgtttaaaaaaaaaaaaaaattgtggaaaaaataaataaataaataaacataataaataaaaaaataaaaaaaataaaaaaataaaaaaataaaacaaaaacaagacaaaacaagaaCACAGAACCCTTCCGTCCGAGTCACCCagcaccctaaccactacaccTGAGACAAAGCCTGGAGTCGCCATAGACTGTCGACGTTTAGGCTGAAGGGAGAGGCGGTTCTTTTTTAAACCAAGCGTCAGCATTCGAAACAATGCATCACCCAGAGCACCAGGAAACGTCCATGTGACCTTAAAAGGTCATTGGCACCTTGGGGGCCCCAGCTGTTTCTGGGGCCGTGTCAGACAGCTCCTGCTGGATCGTCCCGAGGCCCCTGGGCGGAGGCGGAGCCGTCCGTTAGAGGAGGGCCCCCTGGTTTGGGTGGAGTTTCAAATTCTGCCTGGAGCGgcgttcagacacacacacacacacacacacacacacacacacacacacacacacacacacacacacacacacacaccacacacacacacacacactcacacacacacacacatagacacacacacacatagacacacagacagacagacagacagacagacagacagacagacagacagacagacagacagacagacagacagacagacagacagagagagagaaagagagatacagcGATATTGGGCAGCAtatgccatgtgtgtgtgagtgtgtgtgtgtgtgcatgcgcaggAATACCGAGGGCAGCTgggcaatggggggggggggggggggggaagaggacaGCAGGTACTTTGTCCACCTTTGGGGGCGCAGAGACCAACCGGCCACCTGTCCAGGAGCAGATATTAAAAAGAGATCAAACATTTGTTGAAATGTTGTCCACACATCAACCAGTGAAAGCCACGCATTGATGAGGACCAGAGGGTCGTAACGCCAGGTCGACCCCCTCGTCAAGTCAGTGTGCACGCGGGACGGCGTCACGCGGCCCGCTctccgaccaatcacagcgcagCATGCGGGGAGGACTCTGCGGCTGATGTATAATTATTCCCAACAAAGCCTCCTGTGTCCTCTGAAGGCAACTCCTCCACAAACAATCCCTCAACAGCTGATGATGGGGTGGCGGGGACAGGacgggagggggtggtggggggggacagTCGCCATGGTTACAGGAGCTGGGTGATCCCGGTTGGTCGATGGAGGCGCTGGATaaacttcctgtgtgtgtttgggttattGGATCCAACCCCTAATGTTTGCAGTGCCATGGCGAGGGCCTGATTATATGGTGGCATAAGATACGCTTCAGACCGCAACCCCGGAGCCGTTTAATGGTTCATCCTGAGCAAACAGAGAACGACTCTTTTGTAACATCAGAAACACTGTACCTGAAGCAACGCATGCTAATGGTTTGGTGGTGTATGTCTGTCTTTTATACGTTCATTCCTGTGGATTTTATTGTTTGATTTTTACGGTGCTTTGCTCACCACCTCAAGagaacagcaaacacatatttagCAAGTGCCCTGACTGAGAACTTGAACTAGCCCCATTGTAGTTTAACCTTAACTGTTCAATTCTGACCTTTTTTCTGCCGCTGTGTGGAGCAGCGTTGAGACGTACTAGGTCTAGGAAGTCTCACAGTAGCCTAATGAGCTAAACAcagaaccagtgtgtgtgtgtgtgtgtgtgtgtgtgtgtgtgtgtgtgagtggccgCAGATGACGGTCACACAGGTAACCAGGTGTTAATGTGCACAGGGCCCACAACAAAGAGAGTGTTTTGCATGCAAAGTCACCTCTGCAGGTCAGAGCGTACCAGACCAGTAAAACTGATTCAGGTAGACGGCAGTGTTCCCAGGACAACGAAACACCTCCCTGTTGACACCTGGAGGCAGACAAAGGGTCTGGAACCCAACGTTCTttctctgggggggggaggggtttagggTTTCAATCATGCGATCTGAAGTTCAAGGCGCCATCTTGATTCTTCCTGACCAAGTGGGGTgaacacaaagaaaacacaatcTTAATCGGCCTCGCCAGGAGTCAATGAGGTGACCCACATTACCTGAACACCCGCCCCCCTTTCCTTCTATTGGCTGAGAGTACGGAGCCGAGACGGGCTGTCACGCTAACAACGATAACCTGTTGTCTCCACTCGCACGTGAAGTCATTTTAATGACGCATCTTAAGCCTTCAGGGGGAACGGAAGGCCTCACGGCTCCGGAACGTTCTGCAGCCCAGATCATGAATCATTCATGGATTCATGACTTATAGCACAGCATGGTTCCTTGGCCTGCTCTGCATGGTGAATTAaataaagagaggaggagggccaTAGTGCAGGGGTAGAGAGACTTTGAGCTTGTTGAAAGGTGTCCAGACGGGACCTGAATCCTGTCGGCATGACGGGATTACTGCACGGGTCGCAAGCCTCTCGCCAGGAAGTTCATAATTTGCAGCGTGGATAACTAATCTCCATTCTTTCCATCTGcagaccccaccaccaccaccaccaccaccaccaccaccaccagcgcctgggagagagagagagagagagagagagagagagagagagagagagagagagagagagagagagagagagagagagagagagagagagagagagagagagagagagagagagagagagaggcaagggaGAGAGCGCGCCATCCCGCCAGCAGAGGGATCCAACGTCCACCGCCTCCGAGCCATGGACCAGCCACAGCAGGTGTGGAGCACCCAGCTGGAACCGGGCCCCGGCGAGGTGGGCCCCAGCGGGGGGGCCCCCGGCGAGGGCGACGGCGACAGCCGCGCCTCGGTGTGCAGCCAGCCCGAGTGCTCCATCTGCTTCAACACCTACGACAACGTGTTCAAGACCCCCAAGCTGCTGGACTGCACCCACACCTTCTGCCTGGAGTGCCTCTCCCGCCTCATGGCCGTGACGGGCACCCCTGACCAGGACCAGggcgccgggggcggggccgacggGAGCGCCGTCCCCGCCCCCGGGCAGCTCTCGTGCCCCTTCTGCCGCCAGCACACCACGCTGTCGGAGCTGGGGCCCCCGGCGCTGGCCACCAGCAGGGAGGTGCTGTGCAAGCTGCCGCGCCACCAGCAGCACGAGGAGCCCGTGTGGCTGGAGGGCGAGAAGCTGTGCTACAAGAGCCCGGACCCGGACGCCGGCAGCGCCCAGAGCGCCGGccgcgccccctcctcctccttctgcatcTGCATCGACATCGGCGCCAACAAGGCggccgaggcggcggcggcgccgggccAGCGGCGCCGGAGCCCGGGGGTGTTTGAGCGCCTGACCGACTGGAAGCGGCTGCTGGTGTTCGTGCTGCTGacgctggtgctggtggtggtggtgctgtggcCCCTGCAGTGCATCCTAACCACCGGCAACATGCACTGCAAGACCAACAAGCACGTAGACGGcaacacccccagccccacccccacccccccggcccTGGCCCTCAGCTCCTTCGGCTACACGACCGCCGCGTCCCACCGCTGAGGCACCGGGGGTCGGGGGTCGGACGACCGGCGAGGGCTCTCGACGCGGTGAGAAGCTACGCACATGCAGTGCAACGGATGTGGCCATGATTCATCTCAATGGAGGCCCATCGAGTGATGTCACCATGGGAAGGTAGGACAgggacacagggagggagagccACATGGGACAGAGTGTCAGAACGCAGTGCTGGATCACACGCGCTGGGCGGACAAAGAATGTATTTATGTGCCAGGTACCTGCACTTAAATTCACTGTGAATGAATGGACGAATGGCGAATGTTTTTCCCTCTACCACACGTGGAGCCTATTTCTATGTGACAGGTCACGGACAGAAACGGAGCAGACTGAACTACCGTCTTGTCAGAGGCAGTTTACACAACACCAACTAAAGTTGACCGTTGATTTCAGAATTTGAACCACAAACCTAATGACTGTGTACAAGCCAAATTTGTAACAAATGTGAACTAACAAAAGGAATATTTTTCAGAATTTCTACATACTTTTTCCTTCCCATTTCTAAAACAAAAAATCAATCTTGTACTTGGGTGACAATCGGAAATTAAAAagtgtatatattgtgtatatttGATTTGTGATTTTGTATTTGATACCTGAATTGTCATaataaaacaaaccaacaaGTGAGAAAGTATGAGTACACTTAAATCACCAACGCCATCCTAACGATGTGATTATAATCACAGCGTTAGGATGACGTTGGTCGTTGCTCTGTCGACTTTATGGCCGCAGTTTATGACTtgtctgctctgtgtgttttggcaaGAGGCCAAGCCTTCCTTGATCCTAATCAAAGGTTTGTCTTCCCGTCAGATCCTGTAAATGGTTTGTGGGGTTTCTCCACTGGTTAAACTGTGACAAAGGGCTGATAAGGATATAATTACATTTCCTGAAGAACTGAAATTCGGGAAGAAGTGTTCAGACATAATAAAAAGTCTATTTCCTCCTACTCCTTCTCGAAATTCGCCTCAAAAAGCTGTAAAAAAGGGTAGTTCGGAAATTCTTTTATTTtaaagatatttttttattcatttaattttgtaaaatattgttatttggAAAACaatgctgtaggcctacacctTTTTTAGTTTTAGTATTTTTTCTGCTAGTTTAAGTTTGTATGTTTGAGTTGAGatagaaacattttaaaatgatcaGTAATCTGTGTGCATTTCCCTTGATAACCAAGCAAGTAGACTCATGACACCATTTGTTTATCATATCGCAATCGCAAATCGCAATATTGTCCACGATAATCGCAATATGACTTTTTCACCAAATCATGCAGCACTACTTACAAGTAACAAAAGTAGATTATTTCATGATTCACCTTTGATTTAAAAGCCTCCGTCATAACGGTGATGGTATTTATGATAAATTACTGAAGCTCAGGTGGTCCACCTTCCCAATTAAAGCTGTAGTTGTTTCAATATAGATTTTTCTTAAATGGGACCAGTTTGTTCTGTTCTGACAGATCCACACAAAAGACCATAACAGAACCTCACAGAAAACGATTTAATAATGACCATTTAGCTCATGTTTTCAGCCTATCCAGAGCCGGCAAACTGAATTCAGAGAGAAGACTTTGGGGTCAGGCACCtttctcaaggatgcctacagctaGCCTGCAGATGTTGGGGTTCGAACGTTTACACTCAGAACCTTTCGGTTTAGAGTTAAACACTCTGACCAGAACTAGACTCTCCTGCCCCCTGAACCTGAATAGCACAAGGAGTCTGCTAACAGAGAAAGAGGTAATGTTTAGACATAACATTTccttaaagatttatttttcatttatcgTCATCATCACATCAGCATTCGTTGCCCGTACGAAGAAGAAGGCTTTGGTGCCGGAAGGAGGGCGCCAGGACCGGGCTGGGAGTGGAAGCTACACCCCCCCGAACACAACCTCTCACATTGTGGGCCTCATTCacctggcagccatcttggttccatcttGAACGTGAACGCCCATTGGCTAGCGTTTAGAGCCAAGATGGCAGCTAGCTGAATAAGACCCATCGCAACTAATTAGATTAACGACTAAATAATAACAACCATAATTAAAATATTAACAAtacaaaaaagataaaatatCATATTCAAGTAAATTTAAGAACGAGTGAGATTGTTAAAGTTGACCCCCAGGTTCACTGGTTTAACTTCACAAAGTCAGAAAAGAACAATAATGGCTCACATCATAGAAAACGCATGAATGGATAAAACACTTAACAAAAGTAAAAATTTAAAATACGAGAAGAGAAATACAACACTGGTGGTATATAtctatacctatatatatatagatatatatatctttagtGCACATCCAAAGCAGCCCTCTGGTCTTACCCAGAAGGCAAGCCTCGTGCGAGAGCTACAGCAGTTTCAGACCGATTCTTCAAGTATCAAAGTGTCAatgtttaaccacattaaggtTTTACAACATCAATGTTTTACCAAATACATGTGTCAATGTTTCAACGTCTCCAACATAACGTGTTTTTGACCCACGT encodes:
- the LOC130388330 gene encoding RING finger protein 223 translates to MVPWPALHAPPPAPGRERERERERERERERERERERERERERERERERERERERQGRERAIPPAEGSNVHRLRAMDQPQQVWSTQLEPGPGEVGPSGGAPGEGDGDSRASVCSQPECSICFNTYDNVFKTPKLLDCTHTFCLECLSRLMAVTGTPDQDQGAGGGADGSAVPAPGQLSCPFCRQHTTLSELGPPALATSREVLCKLPRHQQHEEPVWLEGEKLCYKSPDPDAGSAQSAGRAPSSSFCICIDIGANKAAEAAAAPGQRRRSPGVFERLTDWKRLLVFVLLTLVLVVVVLWPLQCILTTGNMHCKTNKHVDGNTPSPTPTPPALALSSFGYTTAASHR